The region CTCATCTGCATTGTAACTTCACTCCCTCCCTCACGTCACTCCACATCCAAAACGCGTTTCATTGAATACCGGACCATTATTTCCTTAATAATTTTTGGTATTCGAATTAAATCGAGTCGAGTTTAAATCCAATATATTAAATTAAGATGAATTAAATTGAATGCGATAATATAACTAAGTCATGATTCTTAAAATCTCTCCCAAGGGTATCATGTCAATTTTATGTTTATAGTGTTTATTTAGTTTTCCTAAACTGAGAACATTTGTATTCCAAATATTTTCACATATCACTTaaatgtttttttatttttataaaaataaattcaCGATATTGTCCTTAATCTAGAATGTCATATTAATTTTTATCTCAAAACTTTTGTCACAAATTTTGCCCCTCCAATTTTATATCTTGTTCCATCCCCGCAAGTAACATCGGTTTATTTGTTGTACTACAAATCTGAATTCGATTTGCGCTCACCTTCAAATATGTTATTTTTGATTCTCATTTgttagaaaataaataaatataattattaaataaccGATTGAGTTacaaaatttatatattttataaaaaacataAACTACACTTTAAATTAAAAATCAACAATTTTCTTTTCAAGACCACACTGTTTTGACAAATCTACACGCCACCTCCAAATTTCTCAACCCCCACCTTCTTTCTTAGAAATTTCCCAAACCCCCAACTCACACCCAAAAATAATAAAACTACATATAAATATACACACACATGTTCACTACATTCCCACTATCTTTATAAAACATTTCACAACTCTTCTCAtattctctctatctctctctacTATTCTCTCTCCAAAACCTCTCTTTTACCAGCCAAGCTATACTTACAATTTACAAAATTTTGCGTCTATAATTTTATCAAAAAATGgagaacaacaacaacaacaacacaTCTTTTTATCAATTCAGTGACCAACTTAGAGTCCAAACCAACAACTTCCAAAATCTCTCTCTTAATGACTCAATTTGGAGCACTTCTTACGGGTCAAAAAAACCCGAAACCCGACGCAACTTCGATATCCGAGTCGGAGGTGGCCTCAACTCGGACCCAACCGACTCAGTTACTCAAACTGACAATAACCCAAAAACCAATTTCAATGGCTTCAATCACAGCTGGAAAATTGAGTCTCCCCAAGTCGGGTCACAGTTCGGGTCGAACTCAAATGGGTCATTCAACAAAGGGGTTTATTCGAAACCTAGCTTTAATTTCAATTCAGTTAATGGGGTTGACTCAAATGTTGTGGGGAATATAAATAGTGCTTTTAAGGGGAAGATGATTGATCAAGAAAATggtaattttaattttaattataatattaatcagcagcagcagcagcaattTCATGGGAAGAGTGTGAAGAAGAACAAGAACAAGAATAATAATAATGAGAGTGGTGGTAAAATTGGGGGTGAGAATAAAAATGGGGTTGAAAAAAGATTTAAGACTTTGCCACCTGCAGAATCTTTGCCAAGAAATGAGAGAGTGGGTGGGTATATTTTTGTGTGTAACAATGATACTATGCAGGAGAATCTCAAGAGGCAGCTATTTGGtatgttttcttgattttcttgaagtttatatATTTTTTGATGATTAAAGTTTGTGTTTTTTTATGATTTGATTAGTATGATTAGTGTTTTGTAGCTTATGATGATTAGGATGAATTTGTTGATGTGAGTATGTGACAAAGTTTGAATTTTTTGCTGAGTTTTGATCGGTTGGATTACTATGATTAGTGTAGTTTAGCTGATCAATGTTTGTGTTTTTTTAATTGTGATGTTGCTTGATTATGTTTTTTGTTGATTTGGTTAGTATGATTAGTGTTTTGTAGGCTATGATGATTAGTATCAATTAATTGAGGTGGGTATGTGACAAAGTTTGCATCTTTTACTTGCTTCAATTACTATAATTAGTTTTTGCTAGTTGTGTTGATTAATATGCATCTATTGATGTGGGTATGTGAGAAAATCTGCATCTCTTTGCTTGGTTGGATTTGTTTACTAGTTTGTGTTGATTAGTATGATTCTTCTTATGCGGGTAGTGTTTTTAAAATAGGTTAGTGCTGGGTATATGAAGTTTATATGTTCTTAAGTTGTATTAGTTGGCTTGCAAAGTTAATTAAATGATCAAGTTGGATTCAATGAAGCTTTTGATCATTCAAACTTGTGATCTTTGTTGTAATTTCGAAATTGCCAGTTTGATGTTGGGTGTATGATGAACTTTCtatatttcttattttattagTTGGTGGTTTTGTAAGTATATTTTGTGTTTAAGTTAGATGTTCTACTATCAAAGTTGTGGTCTTTGTTGATATTTTAAAGCAGCAATCTTTATCTTTTATatgaattattttgaaaataaaacCTAGCAGAGTTAATGATAGTGATCTGTTGCAAAGATTTTAGTTCATCTTTTGTTCAAAGTACAATAATACTTATGGGAACCATTCCCTTAATTTTTGTTATGATATGAAGCTTGTTTGTGATTCCTAATTGTTTTATGCTATAATCATCTCTCCAGGTTTGCCTCCACGTTACCGTGATTCAGTCCGAGCCATACTACCAGGGTTGCCCTTGTTTCTCTACAATTACTCCACTCACCAACTACATGGTGTTTTTGAGGTTTGTCCATCTTCCTTTAATTTGTTACAGTTAGGTATTGCCTTTTTTTAATTCTAGCTGGGAAGTTTGGTTTGAAATGAGAAAAGAAATGTGATTTTAAAGCTCACATGATATTAGTTAGTCAGAAATTTAGAGTAGGGTATCGATTTAAAGCTTACATGATACTAGTTTTAATACGACTTTGATATTGCAGGCTGCAAGCTTTGGAGGAACAAACATTGATCCCACTGCTTGGGAGGACAAGAAGAACCAAGGAGAATCCCGATTCCCTGCTCAGGTTTATACATATACTATTCTACTCATAAAACCATATAGTTCAAATCAGAGTTTCATGTGTCATGTTTTGCAATGCTTTAAGTAGTAACCTTTTCCCATTTGTTTAAATTATGTACAGGTTCGTGTAATGACAAGAAAAGTTTGTGAACCACTGGAGGAGGATTCATTCAGGCCAATTCTGCACCACTACGATGGTCCTAAGTTCCGCCTGGAGCTAAGCATACCCGAGGTATATGGTTAACTAATTGTCTAAACATTCATCAAGCACCGAGTAGACCGTGTATCTTTAATTTTTAATGTACTGACCAGACCTTGGTTCTTTGTCAATTTGCAGGCTATCTCTCTGTTGGACATATTCGAGGAAACCAAGGCTTGAGAATGCAGCATCGCATGGAACCACCCGCTTAAAGATCATGAAGACAGCGGAAGAGTTCAGATGTTAAGATAAGAGACTATATTGACTATATTATAAATATACAAGTACTATATAGAGgggactaaggagtatatgtgGAAATCAAAATATGTACAAGTTATGAAGAAGTAACTTTTACTTTGTGTTTCATATGGATGGTGGAGGTGGTTGTAATTTTGACTTCTGGGGTTCGAGTGAAGGATGAATGTGTATAGATAAAGTGTAAGAAATAATGGCACCTCCGTTTATGTTACTTTTGTGTTATATTTCTTTCTTGTGAATGATTGAATAAATATCCTGTGAAAAAAGTTTGTTTGGTAAAGAGGGCATGCATTCTTGATGTTTAGGGCTCATCTACTCTGGGATGGAAGAAGAAACGTGCTCTAGTGAGTAGAGATATTAGGTGGCCTAGATGTGTCTGTTTCAACTTTTATGTATAGACATTTTAGATGGGAAATTTATCTAGTCATTAGAGATATTTTATCTAATGAAAACCAATGCCAACATATCATTTTCTAGTTACTAATCAAGGTTGAAGCTTGATCagtaataattaataaaataattttatttttcggTACCAATGAATAGAGAGAGTGTATTTTTAAGTAATAAATTTGGTTAAATAATTATTCTTGGTTCCAACTTAAATACTTTTAAGGATGTTTTACTGTATTAGTTGCGATGTTAGGTTTGAGATAATTGAAGAATTATCGGTTGGGGGTAgattgatttataattattttagaTTTGATATTTAAAGTTTTTAACTTGGAATATGGTTGTCTACAATGGAAGACTCTTCTTTGTTTCTAGACACCGTGATAAATCTGGATGTTCACTAGAGTGCGAGACTCCTATTTTTTTTCCCTTAATATATTGTGATGCATAATTGAATTAGAATTGGTCCTTGTGAAGATATCCCTATACATGATTACATTCAATGCACGGATCTCTCACTTGGTCCCTAGTCAACTTCATGAATTATGTTAGTAGTATATTATAAGAAAAGTCATACAATTTAGGTGATCAGTTATGCCGGAGATTATTTAATGAGAGGTGTAGTGTTAAGTTTAATAATGGGGGGTAAGTATTGGGGTGTCTTTGTCGCACGGCTATTTTTCCAAAACGAATTTTGTGGTTGCTATGTTTAATGATAAAGGCTCCAAATGTCACTAAGAATGACTCTCAATATCAATTTTGCCAATAATGATCTTCAATGTCATTTTGTGAAAAAATGTCTCAAATAACATTTTAAAACGGAGTTTCGGTTTCCGTTTtgattattaataaaaaaatacaGTTACGGTTGAcgtttttcttattttttttatttatttaaattgaaaaaCGTAATTTCAATTAATGTTTTTAAACAAAAACGCACTTTCAAATTATGTTTTCATTGTAAACGCTAGTGTTTTGcaattttttagttttttttacACGAAATACTTAATAATGTTATATCTCCAAACTCAAAACTTTATTCTAAGAGATGTTTTGttcatattatatatatatatatatatatatatatattaatatttttaaatctTAAATTGTGAATTGGTAAACccaaaaatattaaaaagtgGACTCTGATTTAACAATTTTTTACATTTAAGGATTCACCAACTTCCCTTTTAGGTTTtagaaattttaaaatataaattaataaaacgTAAACCGATTTAGGATTTATGATTTAAGGCACTAAACCATAGAGCCTAAACCCCACTTattaatcattttaaatattttagAGTTCAACAATTTTCAATTTGcgttttaaaaattttaaaatatttataaatataaataaaatactaACAAAATATCCCGTATAATAAAGTTTTAAACTTCGAAACATAACATTATCTAATATTTCAGATGAGTTATTTTCAGTTTGCAACCCTTATCTTTCATTTAAATTCAAAACAGTATACCTACTTTGTAAAACACAGTTTACAacccctaacttttaaaatcaaatacaacatgtattcCCTTCATAATTTTCAGTTATAAATTTGGAATTgaggtgtttaatattatttttataatttaaaacatTATAATATTAAtgtcatttattttatattttacttaATATAATGTTAAtgtcaattattttatattttacccaatataatattaatgtcaattattttatattttactcaatataatttttaaatagttaaaatatagatatatttagaaattttatgattatatttataaacatatattttgcttgatatatatatattttaagtattttaGCATTATGATTAATTTAGAGTATTACTAATAAAAACTaactatatttttttttcatgtaaaaaatgcatcgaaataaatatttttattgatttgaaattttaattattaatattaaacagCTCAATTTCAATTTATTACTTAAAATTGTGAAGTGGATGCATGTTGtatttgattttgaaagttaTGGGTTGTAAATTGTATTTTACAAAGTAGGTATACTGTTTTGAATTTAGATGAAAGATAGGGATTGCAAACTGCAATTAACtctatttcaaattttttttgaaaaaaaatgaaaaatacaTTGAAAATCAATCCTGAAACTCCGTTTCGATGCAAAAACACATTTTCAAGTTGcgttatcatttttaaaaaaaggAAAATCTAACCTGAACTCCCGTTTTCACttattaagaaaaaaaattaaaataaacgCAAAACAATTTTGTATTTTTGACAAAGTTTTTAAAACATAACATACTTTTCCGTTTTAAAATAACATTTATGATCATCTTTTCGAAAAATGATATTTGAAATTATTCTCACTCAAATAGTGATATTCGAGGTCGAACACCTGTTTAATTTTTACCGGTATTAGGCAGTGCCCCTGTTCAGCCCGCTCATACAAATAGCAAGTTGAATTTAAAATGAGAGTTGTACGAATAGCACCGATGAAACGGTCAATTACTTGGTGGCAGAGGCGGATCTAGGGGGGGTCCAGAGGGGTCCCTGGCCCCCCCTAAATTTCCAAATATAAGTTGGTAGTATGCAAAATTCATCACTTGTGACTGTAGCCTGGCTGGTTGTTTCTGTTTTGGTTCTAATGAAAAACCAGGGTTCGAACCCTATCTTTCTAACTTTCCTTCCTATATGCCTCTTCTATATTTACTTCTTCTTTTTTTATGGAAGTCTGTATATAAATCATGGGGAGCAGTTGATGATGCATCATGGTGACCCCTTGATGGATACAAATCTTCttagaatgattttctaaaatttttttGGACCCCCGTAAAAAAATTCCTGCGTCCGCCACTGCTTGGTGGCACAGGGTCATGAACATGAAATTGACGTAAAGTCACATTTGTGATTTGTGAACATATCTATGCATTCAATGTATTGATTCGGTGATCTCTCCATCTATTGTCAAATTCGTGGACTACATCTTTTTATGTACACAAAAGTTTTTTTTTAAGGCATATGCGCAAAAGTCTTAATTTTAGGTGAAAATTGCTTCAACTTTACTTAAATTTAGTGTCCgtttggaaaattttaaaataaataacttataacttaaaatgaataaatgtcttataagtgataagtaaaTAAATGCTTGTAAGTTGTATAAGTTTTTGGATAAAAGTCATATTTTTTTACTTAATtgaacaaaaataaataaattataaataaagtTATCTTAATTCGTGATTATTATATTAGAAAAATAGTTTAGAACACATTTTTTAaaactaaagttaataaaaaaataaaaattcaaaataagttgagaaaaagtatgTTGTTACCAACATTCAaattatcagcttataagttataaatccaacttataagttgggtcgacaaacactaCGAGATAAGTTATTACGGGCTTATAAGCTACAAGTAACTTATAAACTGACAAACAAACGGGCCTTAGAGTTTGTATAAATTGCACGGCTTGAATCTTTGTGGTTCAGTAAACATGTTTCAACATCATGAGGATTTTCTTGTGTTTGGAGGCCCGCCGAACGAGGCCCAAAAGGCACTTGGGCCGAAGAGGCTAAGTCTCTTTTATCTGGCCTAAGATAGCCCAGACCAAAGTCCTGATCCGAATACATCATTTTCAGGGGATTACCTCACCCAATCGTTGTGCTTAAAATGTAATTCCATCTAATTTTTCATGCAAATTAAATCATTCAATAGTAATGTCATAGTTTacttgataaaaaaaatagttgAGTAAAAAATTATCCAAAAACCCGATCAAAATCAAATAAGATACTATCGGAAtcatataatatttttttcaaatcgAATATAACCCGAAATACAAGATTCGATAAAAATCGAATTGGAAAAGTAATGATATGATGTTTTTACTCCTAATAGATCATAATAGCTACATTAACGCAATTTTTATTCACTAAATTTGactattaattaataaatttaatatttaaaataactTAATGACATTAGTTAACAGTCATGTAACACTTTTTAAGTTGTTACATTAATTCagtaaaaatatttaatttaataataagATGTTTTTTGAAAGTCTTACAATTATCAAGCAATATTGACCCCGAAAGATCAAAGCAGACTATATTTCGAATTGAAATCTGATTGAATAAAGTTTAACCTGATTCAAAATATATCCCACATTCATAATCAAaagttttttttttcaaaaatactcgatagaaaatatttcaaaaaaagtAGAATTTCGTAAAACAGTGTTTTGGAGGTTAACGACCAGAATAAAGATCAAGGGTGATATCCGAGTATGAAGGAATGTTGTGTATGGTGGTGACTGAGCTTAGGGCAAAAAAATCGAAttaaaaccgaaaccgaaccgaaaccgagGAAAACTGGGAAAAGCCGAGCCGAGAAAAACTGATCTGAAACCGAATCGAGAAACAAAATACTGAACCGATCATACAAGTGCCTATGTACCTTATTTATAGGGATCGAGTCTCACGTAATTCTTGGGGATCAAGTTATCTAGGCTAGGATAAGGTTTTTTCTACCCGCGCAGCCCAAGCCCAGACCTAAGTTAGACCTTTAGCCAATTAATCAAGTAAATCTCGACCGACCCCACATGCTTTCTACAATCCCGCGGCATCCATTTCTTCCCGTCATTGTATGAATGTCCCATATCGACCTCGAAATTTACGAACAACCCAGTCATCTAAGGGTCATTTTCCATATTTCATACAAATTTACCTAATACGAGTCGGTTTGGTTGTCTCGGCTAGATATTTTCAAAAAATCCGAATCCCGAAATCCGATATGGAAAAAACCCGAAAATCCCGATCCGGAAAAAATCCCGGTTCGGCCCGGCCCGCGGGCCTTAAATGAGCCTCCTTTTTTCTCGAAAATTCGGCCCGTCCTGAAACCCAAAAAGCCTGGATTTAAAAAAGCTCAGATCGAAAAAAGTCCGGATAAAAGCCCGGTTCGGCCCGAATAAACGCCCGGTTCGGCCCGAATAAACGCCCGGGCTTTTTGAAAACCCCGattaaaaaattgaatttattatatataatttgaaaatatacaagactttttataatttttaaaatattatattataatattagaagTAATTAAGgaatatatgattatttatatattatattaaaaaaataattatttatttcagtgtctaaactactctatctgatatattaaaatattattgtCTCTGGTATTTAAATTATTCATAATTcgagttataatttttttttaaaatatataaataacaAGCCCGGATAAAGCCCGGTTCGGCCCGATCCGTCCCGGCCCAGCGGGCCTAAAACGACCCTTATATTTATTAGGAAGCCCGGACCGACCCAATTTTTAAAAAAGCCCGGCCCGATTcgttttcaaaaaaaaatcggGGTTTTTAAAGCCCGGCCTGATGGGCTTTTTACGCATCTCTAGTCTCGGCTCATACTAGCtctttttaaatcaataaatGAACCCTCTCCTTCATTATTCCATTAGACGTGAGTACACGAGCCCAACTTGGATGTGGATATCCTTCCTAATTCACCTTCAATGTTGGCTAGAACTCATGTGATGAGCTAGCAGCCCACTAACCCTGGTTATAAGGTGATATTAGCCCACAAGCCCAACACAAACAATGTGCTCAGGTGCCCAACTCGCATGATGTGAGCCTAGCTCATATAATGAGCCCACAAACCCAGCTCACGCAATGAGCCCACGAGCCCAGTTCGCTTGTAAATCCCATTTCACAGAATGAGTCCATGAACCCAATTGCATGTTGAACTCAGCTCACACAATGAGCCCATCAACCCAGCTCGCATGTCGAGCCCAATTCACACAATAAGTCCATGAACGCAGCTTGCACAACGAGCGCACGAGCCCAGCTCGCACAACAAGCTCAACCCATTAACACTTTGTATTCTTTTAAAGGCTCGTTCCTTTAATAATAGACAAATCAAGATACGAGCCCACTGGCCCAACTTATGCTTTTCAGTAATTTAAGTCTATCTTTCCAACGTATCGATGAGAAGCTCTTTAGGGTCATGCCCAGAAGTTGACATGACAGTTACAATTTTATATGTAACACGAAACGAAATGCAATATTTATTGCAATTATTACAACCAACCTTGCAATCTTCTATACAACTTTTAACATTATCTGAGAGTTAATTGTATTTTATAACCCCTACCTTTCATTCAAtaacaaaaattatatatttattttcaaaaatatagtTTGCGACCCCTAACTTTCGACTCAAATATAATATGCATCCTTTTAActattttgttaaaaatatttatattttgaagggtaaaattgaaattcagtaattatttaaataattatttcaattttttaaaattaaactaaaagttagaatttcaaattataaaaataatattaatatcaattattttatattttactcagtataatttttaaaattttaaaatataaatatatttagaaattttatgattatatatataaacatacattttgcttgataaatatattttaagtatttaacATTATGAATAATTTAGAGAATTACTAATGTAAAATAGCTACTCTCTGAATTTTTACTTACTTTTTGCTTGGTCATGCATTAAGACTACTATaaaaaatatagttctataatttatttttagaatttttttttaataaaaatttaaaattatttttttattaaaagaaaaaaatatttaaaattatttaggaaaCCATACTTTACGGAAGTTTCAAAATGTGTGCCGATCTTCCGTCACCAATGTAAAGAATCCAGTAGGCCGGAGGAGgtataattttttttcatataaatatgcattaaaataaatatttttattgatttgaaattttagttattaatattaacatctcaatttcaattttataacCTGAAGTGATGCATGTTGAAGTTAATATTGAAAATTAAGGGTTGCAAACTGTATTTTAGAAATTAGACTTACTATTTTGATTTCAAAGTGCAATTAATTCTAtcttttaaaataaatttaaaaatataagtatttctgataaattttataataaaaaattgaTCATAACCAAAATTGACCCATTTATTCAAATTGTCAAGGTGTGCAAAAATAGACGG is a window of Apium graveolens cultivar Ventura chromosome 11, ASM990537v1, whole genome shotgun sequence DNA encoding:
- the LOC141696747 gene encoding DCD domain-containing protein NRP-B → MENNNNNNTSFYQFSDQLRVQTNNFQNLSLNDSIWSTSYGSKKPETRRNFDIRVGGGLNSDPTDSVTQTDNNPKTNFNGFNHSWKIESPQVGSQFGSNSNGSFNKGVYSKPSFNFNSVNGVDSNVVGNINSAFKGKMIDQENGNFNFNYNINQQQQQQFHGKSVKKNKNKNNNNESGGKIGGENKNGVEKRFKTLPPAESLPRNERVGGYIFVCNNDTMQENLKRQLFGLPPRYRDSVRAILPGLPLFLYNYSTHQLHGVFEAASFGGTNIDPTAWEDKKNQGESRFPAQVRVMTRKVCEPLEEDSFRPILHHYDGPKFRLELSIPEAISLLDIFEETKA